The following are encoded in a window of Methylicorpusculum oleiharenae genomic DNA:
- a CDS encoding DedA family protein — protein sequence MDTLLTFIQAHTEYAHWIIFGALLLAGFNIPVSEDAMLFISALLAKNSPEHLPQLFLGVYMGAFISDLICYSIGRYLGPKMAHTKFFSNWVPAERINKIHAYYERYGIATLIIGRFIPFGVRNGLFLTAGLGQMSFVKFFFSDLFACTLSSVTFFYIYYHYGHAVIDAVKQANTVLFVIVIFAVLAFYLQSRKRKE from the coding sequence ATGGATACCCTACTGACCTTCATTCAGGCCCACACCGAGTATGCACACTGGATTATCTTCGGCGCTTTACTGCTAGCCGGATTCAACATTCCGGTATCCGAAGATGCAATGCTGTTTATATCGGCCCTACTAGCCAAAAACAGTCCGGAACACCTGCCCCAGTTATTTCTCGGTGTTTACATGGGGGCGTTTATTTCAGACTTGATTTGTTACAGCATCGGCCGTTATTTAGGGCCTAAAATGGCGCATACTAAATTTTTTTCCAACTGGGTGCCTGCTGAGAGAATCAATAAAATTCACGCTTATTACGAAAGATATGGGATTGCGACATTGATTATCGGAAGATTTATACCCTTCGGGGTTAGAAATGGTTTATTCCTTACTGCAGGACTGGGCCAGATGAGTTTCGTTAAATTCTTTTTTTCCGACCTCTTCGCCTGCACACTCTCCAGCGTGACTTTTTTTTATATTTATTATCACTATGGGCATGCCGTCATTGATGCGGTCAAGCAAGCCAACACAGTCCTATTTGTCATCGTGATTTTTGCCGTATTGGCTTTTTACCTGCAATCAAGAAAACGGAAAGAGTAA